A section of the bacterium genome encodes:
- a CDS encoding lipid-A-disaccharide synthase — translation MTITREQKPFRLFVSTGDVSGDLQAALLVDSLQAHLEAQGRQLSVAGLGGERLAQAGAQVFEVPPKLSVVGWWMGLLHIPAGLGLLRRAKLALAAADFDAAVLVDFSGFNVPLARYIRRNYDFPVFYYIPPQDWIWTIKGNRLLHRPFDMQEAVDWVLPVHPREAEY, via the coding sequence ATGACCATCACCCGCGAACAGAAACCCTTCCGACTCTTCGTCAGTACCGGCGACGTGTCCGGCGATCTCCAGGCGGCCCTCCTGGTCGACAGCCTGCAGGCGCACCTCGAGGCGCAGGGAAGGCAGCTCTCCGTTGCCGGCCTCGGCGGTGAACGTCTGGCCCAGGCCGGTGCCCAGGTATTCGAAGTACCGCCGAAGCTGAGCGTTGTTGGTTGGTGGATGGGCTTGCTGCATATTCCAGCAGGCCTGGGTCTGCTTCGGCGCGCCAAGCTCGCCTTGGCCGCGGCCGATTTCGACGCCGCAGTTCTGGTGGACTTCTCCGGTTTCAATGTGCCTCTGGCCCGCTACATCCGCCGCAACTACGACTTTCCGGTGTTCTACTACATCCCGCCGCAGGACTGGATATGGACCATCAAGGGCAACCGCCTGCTCCATCGACCTTTCGATATGCAAGAGGCCGTAGACTGGGTCTTGCCCGTCCATCCTCGAGAGGCGGAGTACT